The following proteins are encoded in a genomic region of Haloarcula marina:
- a CDS encoding 2,3,4,5-tetrahydropyridine-2,6-dicarboxylate N-succinyltransferase, translated as MLGQDLEENIGHLWTAYEQGSTVEDVEPAQLDTLDDFLTALESGEIRAAEKVDGEWQVNEWVKRGILLNFAFRETYAREYGDVQYHDVLPLRDTGDLGERGTRNTPDGTTIRRGAYLGEDCIMMSPSFVNIGAHVGDGTLIDSCDTVGSCAQIGENVKLGANTLIGGVLEPVESAPVIVEDDVSLGAGCRVTSGFIVGEGSIVGENTLLTPRIPVYDLVEDEVLYGELPPERRAFQRFVDSSVGENDLIPGGAYKPAVVATDVEEETLEATEREDALRD; from the coding sequence ATGCTCGGACAAGACCTCGAAGAGAACATCGGCCACCTCTGGACGGCCTACGAACAGGGCTCGACGGTCGAGGACGTCGAACCCGCGCAACTTGACACACTCGACGACTTCCTCACCGCCTTGGAGAGCGGCGAGATTCGCGCCGCCGAGAAAGTCGACGGCGAGTGGCAGGTCAACGAGTGGGTCAAGCGCGGCATCCTGCTGAACTTCGCGTTCCGCGAGACGTACGCCCGCGAGTACGGCGACGTGCAGTACCACGACGTTCTGCCGCTCCGCGACACCGGTGACCTCGGGGAGCGCGGGACGCGGAACACGCCGGACGGCACGACCATCCGCCGCGGGGCGTACCTCGGCGAGGACTGTATCATGATGTCGCCGTCGTTCGTCAACATCGGTGCGCACGTCGGCGACGGGACGCTCATCGACTCCTGTGACACCGTCGGCTCCTGTGCCCAAATCGGCGAGAACGTGAAACTGGGCGCGAACACGCTCATCGGCGGCGTCCTCGAACCCGTCGAGAGCGCGCCGGTCATCGTCGAGGACGACGTGTCGCTGGGCGCTGGTTGTCGGGTGACCAGCGGGTTCATCGTCGGCGAGGGGAGCATCGTCGGCGAGAACACGCTCCTGACCCCCCGCATCCCCGTCTACGACCTCGTGGAGGACGAAGTGCTGTACGGCGAACTGCCGCCGGAACGCCGCGCCTTCCAGCGGTTCGTCGACTCCTCCGTCGGCGAGAACGACCTCATCCCCGGGGGCGCGTACAAGCCCGCTGTCGTCGCCACCGACGTGGAAGAGGAGACGCTCGAAGCCACCGAGCGCGAGGACGCGCTGCGGGACTGA
- the dapB gene encoding 4-hydroxy-tetrahydrodipicolinate reductase codes for MTRVAVNGVTGQMGAAVLSTATDRDVEVVVGFATSDVETVSGVPVVHPDDAADAFAEYDVDAVVDFAVPEGALTVVDAAAEAGVPVVVGTTGFDEDGVARLREASERIPVLKATNFSQGIQVLQRLVTEAVATLDDYDLELMETHHNRKVDAPSGTANTLLETVQAVRDVDPVYGREGHAPREDDEIGVLARRAGDIRGEHELVVAGNDEVLSLSHRAEDRGVFAAGALDAAVWLLGRDAGWYDFGEVVDA; via the coding sequence ATGACGCGGGTCGCCGTCAACGGCGTCACCGGACAGATGGGCGCGGCGGTGCTGTCGACGGCGACCGACCGCGACGTAGAGGTGGTAGTCGGGTTCGCCACGAGCGACGTGGAAACCGTCTCGGGCGTGCCGGTCGTCCACCCGGACGACGCCGCGGACGCGTTCGCGGAGTACGACGTGGACGCCGTCGTCGACTTCGCCGTTCCCGAGGGCGCGCTGACCGTCGTCGACGCCGCCGCCGAGGCGGGCGTCCCCGTCGTCGTCGGGACCACGGGCTTCGACGAAGACGGCGTGGCCCGCCTCCGTGAGGCCAGCGAACGGATTCCCGTGCTGAAGGCGACCAACTTCTCACAGGGGATTCAGGTCCTCCAGCGACTCGTCACCGAGGCCGTCGCCACGCTGGACGACTACGACCTCGAACTGATGGAGACCCACCACAACCGCAAGGTCGACGCGCCTTCGGGGACCGCGAACACCCTCCTCGAAACCGTCCAAGCGGTCCGGGACGTGGACCCCGTCTACGGCCGCGAGGGGCACGCGCCGCGCGAGGACGACGAAATCGGCGTCCTCGCCCGCCGAGCGGGAGACATCCGCGGCGAGCACGAACTCGTCGTCGCCGGGAACGACGAAGTGCTGTCGCTGTCTCACCGCGCGGAGGACCGCGGCGTCTTCGCGGCCGGGGCGCTCGACGCGGCGGTATGGCTCCTCGGACGGGACGCCGGGTGGTACGACTTCGGCGAGGTGGTCGACGCCTGA
- the dapA gene encoding 4-hydroxy-tetrahydrodipicolinate synthase: MTDLDFHGVYPAMCTPFNDDDERSIDFETLRRDAQRLEEAGVDGLVPVGSTGESATMTHDEHIDVVEAVIDAVDDVPVIAGTGSNNTREALSLSQRAADAGADALLLISPYYNKPEQQGLVDHYTAIADAVDCPQIVYNVPSRTGRNIEPDTAVELASHENIRAFKAASGDMNQISEIIERTRDEEFAVLSGDDGMTLPILSVGGHGCISVSANIEPERTCAMVGAALAEDYERARALHHELGPLFRALFVETNPIPVKEAMRIRGYSPAYVRSPLTRLSEEHTEHLRDVLTVLENEDLEDEYAEVER; the protein is encoded by the coding sequence ATGACAGACCTCGACTTCCACGGCGTCTACCCCGCGATGTGTACGCCGTTCAACGACGACGACGAACGCAGTATCGACTTCGAAACGCTCCGCCGCGACGCCCAGCGCCTCGAAGAAGCGGGCGTCGACGGCCTCGTCCCCGTCGGGTCGACGGGCGAGTCCGCGACGATGACCCACGACGAACACATCGACGTGGTCGAAGCCGTCATCGACGCCGTCGACGACGTGCCCGTCATCGCGGGCACGGGGTCGAACAACACCCGCGAGGCGCTCTCGCTGTCCCAGCGCGCGGCCGACGCCGGTGCGGACGCCCTGCTCCTCATCTCGCCGTACTACAACAAGCCCGAACAGCAGGGCCTCGTCGACCACTACACCGCCATCGCGGACGCCGTCGACTGCCCGCAAATCGTCTACAACGTCCCCTCGCGGACCGGGCGCAACATCGAACCGGACACCGCCGTCGAACTGGCGAGCCACGAGAACATCCGCGCGTTCAAGGCCGCCAGCGGCGACATGAACCAGATTTCCGAGATTATCGAGCGCACCCGCGACGAGGAGTTCGCGGTGCTGTCGGGCGACGACGGCATGACCCTGCCAATCCTCTCCGTCGGCGGTCACGGCTGTATCTCCGTCTCCGCGAACATCGAACCCGAACGGACCTGCGCGATGGTCGGCGCGGCGCTGGCCGAAGACTACGAGCGAGCGCGCGCCCTGCATCACGAACTCGGGCCACTGTTCCGCGCGCTGTTCGTCGAGACGAACCCCATCCCGGTCAAGGAAGCCATGCGCATCCGCGGATACAGCCCCGCATACGTCCGCTCGCCGCTGACACGGCTCTCGGAGGAACACACGGAGCATCTGCGTGACGTGCTGACGGTGCTGGAAAACGAGGACTTAGAGGACGAGTACGCGGAGGTCGAGCGATGA